From Camelus dromedarius isolate mCamDro1 chromosome 12, mCamDro1.pat, whole genome shotgun sequence, the proteins below share one genomic window:
- the C12H11orf42 gene encoding uncharacterized protein C11orf42 homolog, producing the protein MLVGTPHLLTLDEADATWTLIKDKVIEERFGHNVVAVPFLSDATCYDLLGVLVKQSRPAHTRLALPGRQGRRALQPVGPLPNLLEQAGSEGAFAHCTREYSPNGRAEIAYGETRLLDGQPCQIHLHMGGLRKKVAFLLLPPGQVSLQQTLPWLRSTRSIYVIYQVFSCSWLQLGLLPTAREPQLLRLQRSLPIAFSCLKFSLQPKGVLGPQKPLIKDPLPQGASWVRPNLSTMPPPAHTSAPEDIPEAAAVPMPVPDPPTPPPQEGPEGRPTRFSYKGRNFFRRGPQMLSENWLFSPRSPPPGAQGGGPGDPDRHSMSLPLLQGLSSEFDSDE; encoded by the exons GTCATCGAGGAGCGCTTTGGGCACAATGTAGTGGCAGTACCTTTCCTGTCGGACGCAACCTGCTATGACCTACTGGGTGTGCTTGTGAAACAGTCCCGCCCAGCCCACACCCGCCTGGCTCTGCCAGGTCGGCAGGGCCGGCGGGCACTACAACCAGTGGGGCCACTACCAAACCTCCTGGAGCAGGCAGGGTCTGAGGGAGCCTTTGCCCACTGCACTCGAGAATACTCACCAAATGGCCGAGCAGAGATAGCCTATGGAGAAACGCGACTGTTGGATGGACAGCCCTGCCAGATCCACTTACATATGGGTGGCCTGCGCAAGAAGGTGGCCTTCCTGTTGCTGCCACCAGGGCAGGTGAGCCTACAGCAGACTCTTCCCTGGCTCCGAAGCACCCGCAGCATCTATGTTATCTACCAGGTCTTCTCCTGTTCCTGGCTGCAGCTGGGGCTGCTGCCTACCGCCCGTGAGCCCCAGCTGCTCCGGTTACAACGGTCACTGCCTATTGCCTTCTCCTGCCTCAAGTTTTCACTGCAGCCCAAGGGAGTGCTGGGACCACAGAAGCCTCTGATCAAAGACCCACTGCCTCAGGGGGCCAGTTGGGTCAGACCCAACCTCAGCACCATGCCACCTCCGGCCCACACATCAGCCCCTGAGGATATCCCCGAAGCTGCTGCTGTGCCCATGCCTGTCCCAGACCCACCTACACCTCCTCCCCAGGAAGGGCCAGAGGGTAGACCAACCAGATTCTCCTACAAGGGCCGAAACTTCTTCCGAAGAGGGCCCCAGATGCTGTCAG AGAACTGGCTCTTCAGCCCCCGCAGCCCCCCACCAGGAGCCCAGGGTGGGGGCCCCGGGGACCCCGACCGGCACTCCATGTCCCTGCCCCTGCTGCAGGGTCTGTCCTCGGAGTTCGACAGCGACGAATGA